One genomic segment of Paenibacillus durus includes these proteins:
- a CDS encoding glycosyltransferase, translating into MMENQMFTGPDEAGEILFSVLIPAHNEEKYITKCLDSIAAASQNCPGQVEVIVILNRCTDMTEEIARSYNCVIVHDDRKNLSQIRNSGAAAARGEIIVTIDADSRMTANMLSEIEWHLSGGKYIGGGTTGRFERMSLGIVVSALALIVPMAIKYGAISVGIFWCRKSDFDAIGGFNEEMLMSEDADFAWRLKAHGKRSGKKYGTLTKAYMITSCRKFDKEGDWYLIKHPGMILAYLKGTDHRHADKAYYENHGR; encoded by the coding sequence ATAATGGAAAACCAAATGTTCACAGGGCCGGATGAAGCAGGAGAGATTCTCTTCTCCGTCCTGATTCCCGCGCATAACGAAGAAAAGTATATTACAAAATGCTTGGACTCCATTGCTGCCGCCTCGCAGAACTGCCCCGGCCAGGTTGAAGTTATCGTCATTCTGAACCGCTGCACCGACATGACGGAGGAAATCGCCCGCTCGTATAACTGCGTCATTGTCCACGACGACCGCAAAAATTTATCGCAAATTCGAAACAGCGGCGCAGCAGCAGCCAGAGGAGAAATCATTGTGACGATCGACGCCGATAGCCGGATGACGGCTAACATGCTCTCCGAAATCGAGTGGCATCTGTCCGGGGGAAAATACATCGGCGGCGGCACAACAGGTAGATTCGAGCGGATGAGCCTGGGTATCGTCGTATCCGCACTGGCGCTCATCGTGCCGATGGCGATCAAATACGGAGCGATCTCGGTCGGTATTTTCTGGTGCCGCAAGAGCGACTTCGACGCCATCGGCGGTTTTAATGAAGAGATGCTGATGTCCGAGGATGCCGATTTTGCCTGGCGGCTCAAAGCTCACGGAAAGCGCTCCGGGAAAAAATACGGCACACTGACCAAAGCGTACATGATTACCTCCTGCCGAAAGTTCGATAAAGAAGGAGACTGGTATCTTATCAAGCATCCGGGGATGATTCTCGCTTACCTGAAGGGAACCGACCACCGGCATGCCGATAAAGCCTATTACGAGAATCATGGAAGATAG